A region from the Terriglobia bacterium genome encodes:
- the rpsJ gene encoding 30S ribosomal protein S10 (NusE; involved in assembly of the 30S subunit; in the ribosome, this protein is involved in the binding of tRNA; in Escherichia coli this protein was also found to be involved in transcription antitermination; NusB/S10 heterodimers bind boxA sequences in the leader RNA of rrn operons which is required for antitermination; binding of NusB/S10 to boxA nucleates assembly of the antitermination complex): MVGQRIRIRLKAYDYRVLDTSTGE; encoded by the coding sequence ATGGTAGGACAGAGGATTCGAATCCGGTTGAAGGCATATGACTATCGTGTGCTCGATACCTCTACGGGCGAG
- the tuf gene encoding elongation factor Tu translates to MAKEKFDRSKPHVNVGTIGHIDHGKTTLTAAITKVLQKHNPKNQFRSFDSIDNAPEERERGITIATAHVEYETANRHYAHVDCPGHADYIKNMITGAAQMDGAILVVAATDGPMPQTKEHVLLARQVGVPYVVVFLNKCDAVEDAELIDLVEMEVRELLTKYQFPGDDVPVIRGSALGALNGEPEWEAKIDELMEAVDKYVPRPDRAVDLPFLMPIEDIFSISGRGTVVTGRIERGKVKVGEDVEIVGFRETRKTVCTGVEMFKKQLDEGMAGDNAGLLLRGIPKEDVERGMVLAKPGSITPHTRFKGEVYVLSKEEGGRHTPFFKGYRPQFYFRTTDVTGVAQLPAGMEMVMPGDNVQLEVELITPVALEKGLRFAIREGGRTVGAGTISEIIN, encoded by the coding sequence ATGGCGAAGGAAAAGTTTGACCGTTCGAAGCCGCACGTGAACGTGGGAACGATCGGGCACATCGATCACGGCAAGACGACGTTGACGGCGGCGATCACCAAGGTTTTGCAGAAGCACAACCCGAAGAACCAGTTTCGTTCGTTCGACTCGATCGACAATGCGCCGGAAGAGCGCGAGCGGGGCATCACGATCGCGACGGCGCACGTGGAGTACGAGACGGCCAACCGGCACTACGCGCACGTGGATTGCCCTGGGCACGCCGACTACATCAAGAACATGATTACGGGCGCGGCGCAGATGGACGGAGCCATTCTGGTGGTGGCGGCGACCGACGGGCCGATGCCGCAGACCAAGGAGCACGTGCTGTTGGCGCGCCAGGTGGGCGTGCCGTACGTTGTGGTGTTTCTGAACAAGTGCGACGCGGTCGAGGATGCGGAGCTGATCGACCTGGTGGAGATGGAGGTCCGCGAGCTGTTGACCAAGTACCAGTTCCCGGGCGACGACGTGCCGGTAATCCGGGGGTCGGCCTTGGGGGCGTTGAACGGGGAGCCGGAGTGGGAAGCGAAGATCGACGAGCTGATGGAGGCGGTGGACAAGTATGTGCCGCGGCCGGACCGGGCGGTGGATCTGCCTTTCCTGATGCCGATTGAGGATATTTTCTCGATTTCCGGACGCGGCACGGTGGTGACGGGCCGGATCGAGCGCGGCAAGGTGAAGGTGGGCGAGGACGTGGAGATTGTGGGTTTCCGCGAGACGCGCAAGACGGTGTGCACGGGCGTGGAGATGTTCAAGAAGCAGTTGGACGAGGGCATGGCGGGCGACAACGCCGGGCTGCTGCTGCGCGGCATACCGAAGGAGGACGTGGAGCGCGGGATGGTGCTGGCCAAGCCGGGATCGATCACGCCGCACACGCGCTTCAAGGGCGAGGTGTACGTGCTGAGCAAGGAAGAGGGCGGCCGGCACACGCCGTTCTTCAAGGGCTACCGTCCGCAGTTCTACTTCCGCACGACGGACGTGACGGGAGTGGCGCAGTTGCCGGCGGGGATGGAAATGGTGATGCCGGGTGACAACGTGCAGCTGGAAGTGGAGCTGATTACGCCGGTGGCGCTGGAGAAGGGCTTGCGGTTCGCGATCCGCGAAGGCGGACGGACGGTGGGCGCGGGCACGATCTCGGAGATTATCAATTAA
- a CDS encoding M23 family metallopeptidase, producing MRKRFYILFVARDAEGQLRKIPIPMHYMYVFLAGAVIGMMTITGMAGSYTRMLIKTAHFNQLRTEKDQLKKSYSKLEQVNKEKEIQVASLGSIASEVSSLYGLKTDSKLTPTAQDVQPEQYTETLDQLYALRTSALSGVATAGIGMGPNHMASLADWVRAAAAPTLWPVEGRVTSSFGERIDPFNGEGAFHSGVDISSPYGHPIIAPADGIVTFADFMSGYGRLVMIDHGHGIQTRYGHMSAFNVTVGQQVHRGDIIGYVGASGRVTSPHLHYEVRINNTPVNPYKYLRTTLAHADHFDNSVSGN from the coding sequence TTGCGGAAACGCTTCTACATCCTATTCGTGGCGCGGGACGCGGAAGGTCAGCTCCGTAAGATTCCCATTCCCATGCATTACATGTACGTCTTCCTCGCGGGAGCCGTTATTGGCATGATGACCATCACGGGAATGGCAGGCTCCTACACCCGGATGCTGATCAAGACCGCCCACTTCAACCAGCTCCGCACCGAGAAAGATCAGCTCAAGAAGAGTTATTCCAAGCTCGAACAAGTCAACAAGGAAAAGGAAATACAGGTCGCTTCGCTCGGTTCCATCGCCAGCGAAGTTTCATCCCTCTACGGTCTCAAGACCGACAGCAAGTTGACCCCCACGGCCCAGGATGTCCAGCCTGAGCAATACACCGAAACCCTGGATCAACTCTATGCGCTTCGAACTTCGGCGCTGTCGGGCGTTGCAACCGCAGGCATCGGAATGGGTCCGAACCATATGGCATCGCTCGCCGACTGGGTCCGCGCCGCGGCTGCTCCCACCTTATGGCCGGTCGAAGGCCGCGTGACCAGTTCGTTCGGCGAACGCATCGATCCCTTTAACGGTGAGGGCGCGTTCCACTCCGGCGTCGATATCTCGTCGCCGTATGGCCATCCCATCATTGCCCCGGCCGACGGTATTGTCACCTTCGCTGATTTCATGAGCGGGTATGGCCGCCTGGTGATGATCGACCACGGCCACGGCATCCAGACACGCTATGGCCACATGTCCGCATTCAACGTCACTGTCGGACAGCAGGTTCATCGCGGGGACATCATCGGCTATGTGGGCGCCAGCGGCCGCGTTACCAGCCCCCACCTGCACTACGAAGTCCGCATCAACAACACCCCGGTGAACCCCTACAAGTACCTGCGCACCACGCTCGCACACGCCGACCACTTCGATAATTCCGTCTCCGGCAACTAA
- the thiL gene encoding thiamine-phosphate kinase gives MPLSELQLIAKIRRQAKTGTRAAGARITKTIGDDCAVLEIAAGNETLVTTDFSLEGIHFRRDLHSAHVVGHRCLARGLSDIAAMGGEPTAAFLSLALPEDLPQKWVDEFLDGFLGLAREFGVTLAGGDIAQSPGGVLADIMVVGTLPRGEAIMRSGAKPGDHLYITGELGAASAMLERMFANPKKRYRASDSPAHFVPQPQIKIGRYLRDKKIASAMIDISDGLSTDLTHLCDESGVRAEVQEEAIPVASIGKHEVSLENALHGGDEYQLLFTAPPNKRVPAEIAGVPISQIGYIEAPQKHLPKILLFEGNDAELGVELRPKGWEHFSEGKGQREKGRAKTKRI, from the coding sequence GTGCCGCTTAGCGAATTGCAACTCATCGCGAAAATCCGAAGACAGGCTAAGACTGGAACCCGGGCTGCGGGTGCGCGAATTACGAAGACGATTGGCGACGACTGCGCCGTGCTGGAAATCGCGGCCGGAAACGAAACTCTGGTTACTACCGATTTTTCTCTGGAAGGCATCCACTTCAGACGCGACTTGCACTCGGCGCATGTGGTCGGGCACCGCTGCCTGGCTCGCGGGCTGAGCGATATCGCGGCGATGGGTGGCGAGCCCACTGCGGCTTTCCTTTCCCTGGCGCTGCCGGAGGACTTGCCGCAGAAGTGGGTAGATGAGTTCTTGGACGGGTTCCTGGGGTTGGCGCGGGAGTTCGGCGTGACGCTGGCCGGGGGCGACATCGCACAGTCGCCCGGCGGCGTGCTGGCGGACATCATGGTAGTGGGCACGTTGCCGCGTGGGGAGGCAATCATGCGCTCGGGGGCAAAACCCGGCGACCATCTTTACATCACCGGAGAACTGGGTGCGGCTTCGGCGATGCTGGAGAGAATGTTTGCGAATCCAAAGAAACGCTACCGGGCTTCGGACAGCCCCGCACATTTTGTTCCGCAGCCGCAGATTAAGATCGGCCGTTACCTGCGCGACAAGAAGATTGCCTCGGCCATGATCGATATCTCGGACGGGCTTTCGACCGACCTGACCCACCTCTGTGACGAGAGCGGCGTGCGCGCCGAGGTGCAGGAAGAGGCGATTCCGGTGGCCTCGATCGGCAAGCACGAGGTCTCTCTCGAAAATGCGCTGCACGGCGGCGACGAATATCAATTGCTGTTTACGGCTCCGCCGAACAAACGGGTTCCGGCGGAGATCGCCGGTGTTCCGATCAGCCAGATCGGGTATATCGAGGCACCGCAGAAGCATTTGCCGAAAATCCTGCTGTTCGAGGGCAACGACGCGGAACTGGGAGTTGAACTGAGGCCGAAGGGGTGGGAACACTTCTCCGAAGGCAAAGGGCAGAGGGAAAAGGGCAGAGCGAAAACCAAGAGAATCTGA
- a CDS encoding ATP-binding protein, whose translation MHEPQATAVDSTRATCPVCGGSGFRMVETKDSKGRPIQRAAKCECQVRQHSQRLLKIANIPDRYEHCELSNFEADPCGKSSASLANAKLAAGRFVEEYPVERDGLLLIGPIGTGKTHLAVGIIKELMAQKGARCLFYDYRELLKEIQNSYNASVQTTEMEVLRPVFEAEVLVLDELGAVKPTEWVWDTVSHILNTRYNDKRTTIITTNYRDLPPGGSDGEPGRYSAVSKATREETLGDRIGERMRSRLHEMCRVVKIDGDDFRLKYRSASFR comes from the coding sequence ATGCATGAACCACAGGCGACAGCAGTAGACTCCACGCGTGCGACCTGCCCCGTGTGCGGCGGCAGCGGCTTCAGGATGGTCGAAACGAAGGACTCGAAGGGGCGGCCGATTCAGCGGGCAGCCAAGTGCGAATGCCAGGTACGACAACATTCCCAGCGGCTGCTGAAAATCGCCAATATTCCCGACCGGTATGAGCACTGCGAATTGTCGAACTTCGAGGCCGATCCTTGCGGGAAATCTTCGGCTTCGTTGGCCAATGCGAAATTAGCGGCTGGACGGTTTGTCGAGGAATATCCGGTGGAGCGCGATGGATTGCTGCTAATAGGGCCGATCGGGACAGGCAAGACGCACCTGGCGGTGGGGATCATCAAGGAACTGATGGCGCAAAAAGGCGCACGCTGCTTGTTCTACGACTATCGTGAGCTTCTGAAGGAAATCCAGAATTCCTACAATGCTTCGGTGCAGACGACCGAGATGGAGGTGCTGCGGCCGGTGTTTGAGGCTGAGGTGCTGGTTCTGGACGAACTGGGCGCAGTGAAGCCGACCGAGTGGGTGTGGGATACGGTGTCGCACATTTTGAATACACGCTATAACGACAAGCGCACAACGATTATCACTACGAACTACCGTGACCTGCCGCCGGGCGGAAGCGATGGCGAGCCGGGAAGATACTCTGCGGTGTCGAAGGCGACGCGAGAGGAAACGCTTGGGGACCGGATTGGGGAGCGTATGCGGTCGAGGTTGCACGAGATGTGCCGCGTGGTGAAGATCGACGGCGACGACTTCCGGTTGAAATACAGGAGCGCGAGTTTCCGCTGA